In Lolium rigidum isolate FL_2022 unplaced genomic scaffold, APGP_CSIRO_Lrig_0.1 contig_39139_1, whole genome shotgun sequence, the following are encoded in one genomic region:
- the LOC124681316 gene encoding uncharacterized protein LOC124681316 isoform X1, protein MAASMPSLPCGRTRLIYLMPMDWIYLLVSTQVCWSSKVHLLQGGMLMGRFLRLLLSERGKSEGKDINSMVNALCMLESSTTLIHDQLLSSTEEGPGIISTSCLHNRQFFFH, encoded by the exons ATGGCAG CAAGCATGCCATCGCTACCCTGTGGGAGGACTAGGCTGATTTACTTGATGCCAATGGATTGGATTTATTTGTTAGTCAGTACTCAG GTTTGTTGGTCTTCAAAAGTACATCTGTTACAAGGTGGCATGTTAATGGGCCGATTCCTGAGATTGCTGTTGTCCGAGAGAG GTAAATCTGAAGGCAAGGATATCAACTCAATGGTCAATGCACTGT gtatgctggaATCTTCAACGACTCTTATCCATGACCAGTTATTGAG TTCGACCGAAGAGGGGCCCGGAATAATCTCGACAAGCTGTTTACATAATAGACAGTTTTTCTTTCATTAG
- the LOC124681316 gene encoding uncharacterized protein LOC124681316 isoform X2, which yields MAASMPSLPCGRTRLIYLMPMDWIYLLVCWSSKVHLLQGGMLMGRFLRLLLSERGKSEGKDINSMVNALCMLESSTTLIHDQLLSSTEEGPGIISTSCLHNRQFFFH from the exons ATGGCAG CAAGCATGCCATCGCTACCCTGTGGGAGGACTAGGCTGATTTACTTGATGCCAATGGATTGGATTTATTTGTTA GTTTGTTGGTCTTCAAAAGTACATCTGTTACAAGGTGGCATGTTAATGGGCCGATTCCTGAGATTGCTGTTGTCCGAGAGAG GTAAATCTGAAGGCAAGGATATCAACTCAATGGTCAATGCACTGT gtatgctggaATCTTCAACGACTCTTATCCATGACCAGTTATTGAG TTCGACCGAAGAGGGGCCCGGAATAATCTCGACAAGCTGTTTACATAATAGACAGTTTTTCTTTCATTAG